CAAGAAGAACGCCAAGGCCGAAGCCGCTGCCCTGAAGAAGGAAGTGGCCAAGAAGAAGGCGGCTGCCGGCAAGACCGTGACCAAGAAGGCTGCTGCTGCCAAGAAGACCACCAAGGCTGCCGGCAAGAAGGTCGCCACCGTGAAAAAGGCCGCCACCAAGAAGGCTGCCGTCGCCAAGAAGACCGTTGCCAAGAAGACCGCGGCCGCCAAGAAGGTGGTCGGCAAGAAGGTCGCCACCGCCAAGAAGGCTGTGGCCAAGAAGACCGTCGCCGCCAAGAAGGTCGCCGGCAAGAAGGCCGTGGCTGCGAAGAAGGTTGTCGGCAAGAAGGTTGCCGCCACCAAGAAGGTCGCCACCAAGAAGACCGCCGCTGCCAAGAAGGTTGTTGGCAAGAAGGTTGCTGCCACCAAGAAGGTTGCCACCAGGAAGACCGCTGCTGCCAAGAAGGTTGTCGGCAAGAAGGCCGCCGTTGCCAAGAAGGCAGTTGGCAAGAAGGTTGCCGCCACCCGCAAGACTGTCGCCAAGAAGGCTGCGCCGCTGAAGAAGGTCGCCGCCAAGAAGGCTCCGGCCAAGAAGGCCGTGCGCAAGGTCGCCAAGCGCAAGTAATCGCGCCGTGACCGAAGGCCCTGCCACCCCCCGGGTGGTGGGGCCTTTCGCGTTTCTGGGACGCGGTCTGGGGCAAGATGCAGGTTCTTCCGCCGGAGCCCCGGGCATGCGTGGTATCGACTTCAGTTCCTGGCAGGGCGTGCTGTCCACGTTGGCCGGCCTGGTCCTGATCACCCTGCTGGGCGTGGGCATCCGCCTGCTGGTGATGCAGACCCTGCAGCAGCGCCGCGAGCGCGAGAACCGGCAGATCAACGAACGGCTGCGCACGCTGATGGCGGCCTACAAGACCCTGGGCGGTTCGTTCACCGGCGAACTGGGTGTGGATCCCAGCCATCGCCGTGACCTGCGCCAGCGCGAAGATGCCGAGGGCATCGCCGAGCCCCGCTCGGATCGCGCGCGCCGCATCCGTGATGCCGTCGAGGCCGCGTTGTCGGACATCCTGTTGCTGGGCACCGACGAACAGGTGCGGTTGGCCGCGCGCGCTGCCAACGAACTGGCACAGGGGCGGCCGGTGCACACCCACGAACTGGTGGTCTCGCTGCGCGACTTCGTGCGCGAGGCGCTGGATCTGGCGCCGATTCCGGCCGACCTGCAGATTCCACCGCAGGGGCCGACCCGGCCCGGTGCCAGTGGTGGCGGCAAGGGCCGCAACGACGGCGATGCCAAGGGCGGTCGTGCGGGTGGTGGTGGAAGTGGCGGTGGCGGAGTGGGAGCCGGCATGGGCGGCGTGGGCCTCGGCGCCGGCGCCGCCCTGGGCGCCGGCCATGCCTCCGCCAGCGAAGAAACGGACGCGCGCTGAGCACGTCCGCCCGGTTCAGCGGGTCAGTTCGTAGATCGGCACGAAGCCGCCGTAGATCATCCGCGCGCCGTCGAACGGCATCGGATTCCTCGCAGGATCAAACCGCGGGTCTTCCATCATCTTCTTCATGCCGGCGTCGCGGGTCGGCTTGTCCGGCCATTCGATCCACGAAAACACCACCGTCTCGTCTGGCGTGGCTTTCACTGCGCCGAAGAAGTCGGTGGTCTTGCCGTGCGGCACGTCGTCTCCCCAGCACTCGACCACGCGCAGCGCGCCGTATTCGATGAAGACGGGATCCCCTGTGCGTGCGTGGGCGAGGAACTTCTCCTTGTTGGCGGTGGGCACCGCCAGGACGAAACCATCGATGTAGCTCATTGCCTGCCTCCGGATGGACCGTGCCGCATGCACGGCCTTCAAGTACCCGACGAACCAGGGCGTCGTGGATCGACATCCTGTGTGCGCCTGTTCAGCCCGGACCGCCGGGCAGCGGCGCCAGCACCGTATCCGGTGGCTGCTGGCCGGCCAGGTGGCGCACGAAGTAGTCCCACATGCGGTGCGTGTAGGTGGCGTCGTTGCGGAACAGTTCGTGGTCCTGCCGGGCCAGGTACAGCAGGTCGTAGCTGCGCTGGGCCTTGTTCAGGGCGGCGGCCAGCTGCAGGGTCAGCGCCGGTGGCGCGTTCTCGTCCAGTTCGCCATAGACCAGCAGCAGATGCCCGCGCAGGTTGCCGGCCAGTGCCGCATTGTCGAGCCCGGCAAAGGGCGCCGGCACGCCATCCGCCATGGCCGTAGCTGGCAGCACGCCACCGAACAGCCGGTCCATGCCGTGCAGGGCGCCGCCGTAGATGCCCTGGAAATTGTGGCTGCCGGCCGAGGCCACGCCTACCTTGTAGAACGCCGGATAGCGCAGCAGGGCGCGCGCTGCGCTGTAGCCGCCGAACGAATGCCCATAGATGCCGACCCGCTGCAGGTCGATGCCCGGGTAGCGTTCGCCCAGCTGGCGCAGCGCAGCCACATGGTCATCCAGCTGCACATCGGCGGCGCGCAGGAAGCTGCTGTCATGGAATGCCTTGTCGCGGCCACCGGTGCCACGCGCATCGATGCTGACCACCATGAAGCCGAGTTCGGCCAGGCTGGCGCGTGCCACCGGGTTCAAGGCAGACACCGCCTCGGCGTAGGTCACCGGTGCATTGCTGATGAAGGAACCACCGTACATCGCGTCGATCACCGGGAAGCTGCCGTCATCGCGATAGTCACGGGGCAGGTAGACGGTGGCGAAGATCGGCGTGCGCCCATCGGCGGCCAGCAGCCGCTCGCGCCGTGGTGGGCGCCAACCGGCAGCAACGATCGCGCTGTCATCGGCTGTTTCCAGCACCATCACTTCACGGCCGTCATCGCTGGCCCGCAGCACGGTGCGTGGTGGCTGGTCGAGACGGGAAACGGTATCCACCAGATAGCCGCCGCCCGGCGACAGCGCCTGCGGCGCGCGTGCCCCGAACAGCGCGCCGGTACCGGCATCGGCCATGTGGTCGTTGCCATCGGCGGCCAGGCGCTGGATCGGACCGCCCTGCAGCGATACCCGGTACAGGCCTCGCACGTAGGGGTCGCCACCGTCGACGCCACCGGCGCTGAAGTACGCCCAGCCACCCGCAGCGTCCACACCCAGCAGGTCACGCACCACCCATTTGCCGCGGGTGAGCTGGCGCAGCACTTTGCCGTCGGACAGGCGCACCCGGTACAGATGGCCCCAGCCATCGCGCTGCGAGAACCACACGGCGGTGTCCTGCCCGGGCAGGATGGCCACCGCTGGCCGGTTGTAGGAATACACGTTGAGCTGCAGGCGAGTGTCGCTGGCTTCTTCCAGAACCGTGCGCAATGCACCGCTGTTGGCATCGATCTCCACCAGGCGCAGCCTGCGCGGCGTGCCGAAGTGCGCGATCACGGCATACAACCGATCACCGTCCCAACCCAGGATGCCGGCCTCGCTGAGCGTGTTCCAGCCCTCGGGCAGCGCGATGTCATGCTGCCTGCCGCTGAGGATATCGATCACATACAGGCTGTCGCGGACCTGCTGTGCATCGCCCAGTACCCCCAGCTTCACGGCATGCACGCGCGGCCGCGCGCTGTGGGTCGGGCTGCTTTCCAGATAGGGATAGTCCTGCAGCGCGCGTTCGTCGTAGCGGATGCCGGCTGCGTAACGGCCATCGGGTGACCAGCTCACCGCGAACGGTCGTGCCGGCATCCGGCCCTGACGGCGTGGAATGCCGCGCAGGGTGAAGTCCGGCAGTACGCCATAGCCATGCCCGGTTTCACCGCCGTGGGTCAGTACCTGCGGCGCCGCTCCAGAGCGCTGCAGCCACAGGTTGTGGTCGCGTACCTGCAGCCAGGCATCACCGCCGGGCGACGGCAGTGCATCAGCCGGCGGCAACGCCTGTTGTGCGGCCGTGCACTGCAGGCGTGGCCATTGGCAGTTGATCTCCGCTTCGCCGTTGAACTGCAGGCGCAGGCCATCATCCAGTACCTGCACGTTGTTCAAGCGCAGGCGTGGCCCGCTGGCACCCAGCGGTGCAACTGCGGCGCCCAGCGCATCGGGTTCGAACAGGATCTGGCGCGTAGCCTGGATTGGATCGACCAGTATCGCCTGGCGCCGGCCCTGTGTGTCTTCGCGTTCGTACCAGAAGCGCCCATCCGCCAGCCAGTGGGGCAGGACCGAAGCATTGCGCAGCGCACCGCGCAGATGACTGTCATGCACGCGTTCGGCGCGCTGGTAGTCAGCCGCCTGCAGCGCGTGCGCAGCATGGATCGGAAACAGGGAAGCGCAGGCCAGGAGGGCGGCGCGAACAGACATCAGCAGTGGATCGGAAACGTGCAAGGCAACCTCCTGATGCAGTCGGCGACGAATCACAAATGCACGCGCGCCGCGCGCGTATGCCAGACGAAGCCTGAATCAAGCCCAAAAATTCAGCAATGCGAAGACGGCTGCTTTCAGGGAGCGTTGTGGCGAATAACGGAGAATTTACATTCCCGATGCGATGGCGCCCTGGCGCTGCTGCACACCATAAGAAAGTAAAGGTGTACCCCCATGAAGAATTCGCTGATTGCTCTGGCCCTGGCCGCTGCCCTGCCGTTCACCGCCTCGGCTGCAGAGAACCTGTCCTACAACTACGCCGAAGCCGACTACGCCAAGACCGACATCGACGCGTTCAAGGCCGACGGCTGGGGCGTGAAGGGTTCGTACGGCTTCCTGCCGAACTTCCACGCGTTCGGTGAGTACAGCCGCCAGGAAATCGACCACACCAACATCAAGCTGGACCAGTGGAAGATCGGCGCCGGCTACAACGTTGAAATCGCTCCGACCACCGACTTCGTTGCCCGCGTTGCTTACCAGAAGCGCGACCAGAAGCACGGCCTGGACTTCAACGGCTACAGCGCTGAAGCTGGTATCCGCACCGCCTTCGGTGCCCACGCCGAAGTCTACGGCATGGTCGGCTACGAAGATTTCTCGAAGAAGCACGGCATCAATCCGGAAGGCCAGTGGTACGGCCGCCTGGGTGGTCAGGTCAAGCTGAACCAGAACTGGGGCCTGAACGGCGAGCTGAAGATGAACCGCGATGGCGACAAGGAATACACCGTCGGCCCGCGTTTCAGCTGGTAATTGCTTCCTCGGCGCGCCTGCGCGCTGAAGATGCCTCGACAGGCCCGGCTCATGCCGGGCCTGTTGCGTATCCGGCCGGGCAAACGCCATCTGACCGAGTCACGCCGGGGCCACGGCATTGCAACGAATTGGATTCCGCACGCGCCAACTCCACCCTAGGGTGGGTGGCCTGTTCTGCAGGAATGCAAAGATGCCCACGTTCCAGTCGCCCCGCGATCCTCCCCGCCGGTTGTTGCTGCTGGATCCGCACCCACTGCTGCGGCATGGCGTACAGGAACTTCTGGCGAAGCAGGCGGGCCTGCGCGTGGAAGGAAGCTTTGGCTGCAGCGGTGACCTGCTGCAACGCCTGAGGCAACAGGAGGCTTCGATCGATCTGCTGCTGGTTGATGCATTGCCGATCGGCGACAGCGGAGAAGGCCTTGAACTGCTGCGCCACGTATCGCTGCACTGGCCGGCAATGCCGATTCTGGTGCTGTCGGCGCACTGTAACGCTGGTGTCGTGGCCAGGGCACTGCAGGCGGGGGCGCGCGGGTTCCTGTCCAAGACCTGCGCCCCACAGATGCTGCTGCGGGCGTTGAGCGTGGTGGGCCGTGGTGGACGCTTCGTGCCGCCGGAACTGCGAGCGCAATTGAACCAGTCACGCCGGCAGCGCCAGCAGTCCATGCGTCCACTGCGATTGAGCATGCGCGAACGAATGGTCCTGCAATGGGTGTTGCGTGGGGGCAGTACCGGCGAGATGGCACGCCGCTGCGGTCGTTCGCCCAGCACCATCAGCACGCAGAAGCGCGCGGCCTATCGCAAGCTGGGCATCCGCAACGATAGCGAGCTGTTCCGCTTCCGCCATCTGATCGAAGCGGATTGAGGGGCAACTACTCGCCCTGGTACTGCTTCTCCTCCACCAGCGCCGAACCTGCCACCCGGTTGATCTCGTTCTTCACCTGCACGCGCTCGCCATTGGTGCCATAGACACCGCGTGCCAGCTGGATGAAGGCATCGTCGAACACCTGGGCCGCTTCCTTGTCGCGCAGCTGGTCCTGGATGTCCCACATGCGCTCGTTGATCGCCTTCAGCTGCTGCTTCAGCACGGCCAGCGCCGGCTGTGCCTGCAGCTGCTGCTGCAACAAGGGAAGCAGGCCGTCCAGCTCGGTGCGTACGTTGGCCAGCTTGGCGGCATCATCGATGCGCTCGGCCTTGATCTCGAGAATGGTGATCTTGTCGATCAGCTCGCCGATCGATACCGGAGTCAGGATGGCATCCACGCAGTTGGTCCCTTTGAACAGGGCGCCATGATACCGCGCCGGTGGTGCCCGGCCCCGGTCTGCTGGATTTACGCCGAATTTGCGCTGCGGACCCGGCAGCACCCTCGATCCGTTACGGCCCCTCCTCCGACACTGCCGTCCCGGCGGCCAGACCGCCTTCGACGAGGAAAACAGTGCAGTGAACAGCAAGGGGACAATGGCGGCGGCGGTGGCCGCGCTGGCAGGGCTGCTTGGCATCGGCAGCGCGCAGGCACAGGTGCAGGTGAGCGGCAACATGGCGTTGACCAGCGATTACGTGTGGCGTGGCAGCTCGCAGAGCGATGGCCAGCCGGCCGTACAGGCGGGCGCCAAGGTCACGGTGGGATCGGGCTGGTACGCCAGCGTGTGGGGTTCCAATGTTTCGTTCAAACCGGACAACGGCGCGCGCAGCGAATTCGATCTGGTTGCTGGCTGGTCGGGCGCGCTGGCCACGGACTGGACGCTGGATGCCAACCTGACGCGCTACGTGTATCCAGGCACCGGCCGCGCGCTGGACTGGACCGAACTCAACACCACGCTGACCTGGAAGCAGCGCGCCTGGCTGCAGGTCGCGCACTCCAACGATGCGCTGGCCGGTGGCCATCGTGGTACCTATGCCCAGCTCGGTGTGCGTGTGCCGCTGCACGAGCGCGTCCGTCTGGAAGCGGCGGTGGGCCAGTACTGGCTGGCCACCGCACAGGGACCGGATTACCTGCATGGCCAGCTCAGTGCCATTGCCACGTTGACGCCGGCGTGGGAGCTGCGTGCCACCGTTCACGACACGGACAACGCAGCCAAGCGCCTGTTCCCCGGCAACGCCGGTGGGCGATGGGAGCTGGCGCTGCAGGGCAGCTTCTAGTCGGCCATCGAGGCCTGGCGTGCACGCAGCGCGCCGGGCAGCCACAGCAGCAGCGCCAGCACGGCCACGGCAGCACCGGCCACGCAGACGCCGGTCCAGCCGAAGCGCTGGTAGACCTGCGCCGACAGCAGCGAACCCAGCGAACCGCCGATGAAGTAGCCGGTCATGTAACCGGCATTGAGGCGATTGCGTGCCGCAGGCTGCAGCGCATAGATCAGGTTCTGGTTGCTGACGTGCAGCAGCTGCGCAGCCAGGTCCAGCACCACCACGCCCACCAGCAATGCCAGCAGCGAGTGCGCGGACAGCCCCAGCGGCAGCCACGACAGCAGCAACAGCAGCAGTGCGATGGCGGTGGCGCGACCGGTCTGGCCACGGTCGGACATGCGCCCGGCCAGGCCGGCGGCCAGCGTGCCGGCCGCACCCACCAGGCCGAACAGGCCGATGGTGGCGTCGCTGTAGGCGTAGGACGGCTGTGCCAGCAGGAAGGCGAGCGGTGTCCAGAAGATCGCGAACATGGCGAAGCTGCAGGCGCCCAGCAGGGTGCGCTGGCGCAGCACCGGTTCCTGCACGAACAGCACGCCGATCGAGCGCAGCAGTGCGAAGTAGCCGAGGCCGGCGCTGTGGTGGAATCGCGGCAGGCCGCGCTGCAGCGCCAGTGCGGTCACCACCAGGGTGCCGGCCGCGATCGCGTACACCAGGCGCCAGTCACCCAGGCTGGACAGCAGGCCAGCGACGGTGCGGGCCAGCAGGATGCCCAGCAGCAGGCCGCTCATCAGCGTGCCGACCACGCGGCCGCGATGCTCGGGGGCAGCCAACGTGGCCGCGAACGGCACCAGCACCTGTGCCACTACCGAGAACAGGCCGGTGATCGCGGTACCCACCAGCAGCCAGGCGAGCGACGGCGCGCAGGCGCTGATCACCAGGCCGCCGGCCGACAGCAGGCTCATTACCACGATCAGGCGGCGGCGCTCCAACAGGTCGCCCAGTGGCACCAGCAGGATCAGCCCGGCGGCGTAGCTCAGCTGCGCGGCGGTCACCACCATGCCGACCTGGCCGAACGGCACGCCGAAGGCATCGGCGATGGTGTGCAGCAGTGGCTGCGCATAGTAGTTGCTGGCCACCGCCACGCCGGTAGCGACCGACATCAGCAGCACCTGCCAACGGTGCAGAGGGGGAAGGGACGGGCTCACGCGATGTTCCAGGAAGCGGGGGGGCACAGTGTCCGCCTGCTGCGAGCATGATGGAAATGAATCATCATCATCCGTACCATCTGGAAACAAGATAGTTGTATGAACCTCAAGCAGCTCGAATTCGCCGTGGCGCTGGCCGAAGAGAGCAATTTCACCCGTGCCGCCGAGCGCTGCCACGTGGTGCAGTCCGCGCTCAGCCACCAGATCGCCCACCTGGAACAGGAACTGGGTGCCACGCTGTTCGAGCGCCTGCCGCGCCAGGTGCGGGCCACCGCCGCCGGCGAGGCGTTGCTGGTGCACGCACGCCAGGTGCTGGCCAGCCTGCGCCACCTGCGCGCCGACGTGGCCGCCGTCAGTGGCGAAGTGGGTGGGTTGCTGGCCATCGGGCAGATTTCCTCGCTGACCGGCATCGACGTTGTGGCGATGCTGGCGGCCTTCCAGCGCGTGCACCCGCAGGTGGAGTTCCAGCTGCACGTGGACAAGAGCGAGGACCTGATCGCGCAGGTACAGTCGCGCGCGCTGGATGTGGCACTGGTAGGCCTGGCGCCTTCGGCAGCGCTGGACGGTGTCTGCCA
This genomic window from Stenotrophomonas maltophilia contains:
- a CDS encoding DUF1428 domain-containing protein, with product MSYIDGFVLAVPTANKEKFLAHARTGDPVFIEYGALRVVECWGDDVPHGKTTDFFGAVKATPDETVVFSWIEWPDKPTRDAGMKKMMEDPRFDPARNPMPFDGARMIYGGFVPIYELTR
- a CDS encoding Ax21 family protein, producing MKNSLIALALAAALPFTASAAENLSYNYAEADYAKTDIDAFKADGWGVKGSYGFLPNFHAFGEYSRQEIDHTNIKLDQWKIGAGYNVEIAPTTDFVARVAYQKRDQKHGLDFNGYSAEAGIRTAFGAHAEVYGMVGYEDFSKKHGINPEGQWYGRLGGQVKLNQNWGLNGELKMNRDGDKEYTVGPRFSW
- a CDS encoding DUF6165 family protein: MDAILTPVSIGELIDKITILEIKAERIDDAAKLANVRTELDGLLPLLQQQLQAQPALAVLKQQLKAINERMWDIQDQLRDKEAAQVFDDAFIQLARGVYGTNGERVQVKNEINRVAGSALVEEKQYQGE
- a CDS encoding MFS transporter, which produces MSVATGVAVASNYYAQPLLHTIADAFGVPFGQVGMVVTAAQLSYAAGLILLVPLGDLLERRRLIVVMSLLSAGGLVISACAPSLAWLLVGTAITGLFSVVAQVLVPFAATLAAPEHRGRVVGTLMSGLLLGILLARTVAGLLSSLGDWRLVYAIAAGTLVVTALALQRGLPRFHHSAGLGYFALLRSIGVLFVQEPVLRQRTLLGACSFAMFAIFWTPLAFLLAQPSYAYSDATIGLFGLVGAAGTLAAGLAGRMSDRGQTGRATAIALLLLLLSWLPLGLSAHSLLALLVGVVVLDLAAQLLHVSNQNLIYALQPAARNRLNAGYMTGYFIGGSLGSLLSAQVYQRFGWTGVCVAGAAVAVLALLLWLPGALRARQASMAD
- a CDS encoding LysR family transcriptional regulator, translating into MNLKQLEFAVALAEESNFTRAAERCHVVQSALSHQIAHLEQELGATLFERLPRQVRATAAGEALLVHARQVLASLRHLRADVAAVSGEVGGLLAIGQISSLTGIDVVAMLAAFQRVHPQVEFQLHVDKSEDLIAQVQSRALDVALVGLAPSAALDGVCHQVLQEEDLVAVMAPSHRLAGRKRLPLAALQDEALVDFPRGTGARQQTDDAFAAAGLPHTVRFEVNLMELVERFVRHGLAVGIVPALIADGFQGVVQIPLQPTPTRRVHLVWQRLPTPAARAFVDAVLSRAGAGSDP
- a CDS encoding response regulator transcription factor, which produces MPTFQSPRDPPRRLLLLDPHPLLRHGVQELLAKQAGLRVEGSFGCSGDLLQRLRQQEASIDLLLVDALPIGDSGEGLELLRHVSLHWPAMPILVLSAHCNAGVVARALQAGARGFLSKTCAPQMLLRALSVVGRGGRFVPPELRAQLNQSRRQRQQSMRPLRLSMRERMVLQWVLRGGSTGEMARRCGRSPSTISTQKRAAYRKLGIRNDSELFRFRHLIEAD
- a CDS encoding S9 family peptidase — translated: MHVSDPLLMSVRAALLACASLFPIHAAHALQAADYQRAERVHDSHLRGALRNASVLPHWLADGRFWYEREDTQGRRQAILVDPIQATRQILFEPDALGAAVAPLGASGPRLRLNNVQVLDDGLRLQFNGEAEINCQWPRLQCTAAQQALPPADALPSPGGDAWLQVRDHNLWLQRSGAAPQVLTHGGETGHGYGVLPDFTLRGIPRRQGRMPARPFAVSWSPDGRYAAGIRYDERALQDYPYLESSPTHSARPRVHAVKLGVLGDAQQVRDSLYVIDILSGRQHDIALPEGWNTLSEAGILGWDGDRLYAVIAHFGTPRRLRLVEIDANSGALRTVLEEASDTRLQLNVYSYNRPAVAILPGQDTAVWFSQRDGWGHLYRVRLSDGKVLRQLTRGKWVVRDLLGVDAAGGWAYFSAGGVDGGDPYVRGLYRVSLQGGPIQRLAADGNDHMADAGTGALFGARAPQALSPGGGYLVDTVSRLDQPPRTVLRASDDGREVMVLETADDSAIVAAGWRPPRRERLLAADGRTPIFATVYLPRDYRDDGSFPVIDAMYGGSFISNAPVTYAEAVSALNPVARASLAELGFMVVSIDARGTGGRDKAFHDSSFLRAADVQLDDHVAALRQLGERYPGIDLQRVGIYGHSFGGYSAARALLRYPAFYKVGVASAGSHNFQGIYGGALHGMDRLFGGVLPATAMADGVPAPFAGLDNAALAGNLRGHLLLVYGELDENAPPALTLQLAAALNKAQRSYDLLYLARQDHELFRNDATYTHRMWDYFVRHLAGQQPPDTVLAPLPGGPG
- a CDS encoding TorF family putative porin, whose translation is MNSKGTMAAAVAALAGLLGIGSAQAQVQVSGNMALTSDYVWRGSSQSDGQPAVQAGAKVTVGSGWYASVWGSNVSFKPDNGARSEFDLVAGWSGALATDWTLDANLTRYVYPGTGRALDWTELNTTLTWKQRAWLQVAHSNDALAGGHRGTYAQLGVRVPLHERVRLEAAVGQYWLATAQGPDYLHGQLSAIATLTPAWELRATVHDTDNAAKRLFPGNAGGRWELALQGSF